A window from Chloroflexota bacterium encodes these proteins:
- a CDS encoding DUF6125 family protein, whose product MAELNDLSGPFNPNLRYSDFSKEFLVKIIGVWQWAWLQMDSAWFDVVKKRYGYQVAWECDMEMWFRVAQRCNPRYAKLANIPLNNVVDSLKLLQLPLDNTMGGIFPVEYDIKNENHAIVTVRKCPSLEWCEKEDADRIVPMCQVNEPQIIKKYIVNPNIKVKALKLPPRKSQDEIACQWEYKITVPAGTKIRSKAEVVNETSDIPELNDYSGPFYPRLTHKNFSKDFLLKLMVAYQYAWIIMSGGYYDAVRSRYGLEVANECELASWMRVGERVNPRYAKIGNIKLETVLDSLKAEQLPLDNTVGLYPAEYDIKSPNHVIMTVMKCRTLDYFEKAEPERIIPMCHHLEKPVIEKYMINPKIKVTPLVLPPRKSPEDIACRWEFKLEK is encoded by the coding sequence GTGGCAGAGTTGAACGATTTAAGTGGACCATTTAATCCCAATCTGAGGTATTCCGACTTCTCCAAGGAGTTTCTGGTCAAGATCATTGGTGTCTGGCAGTGGGCCTGGCTCCAGATGGACTCAGCCTGGTTTGATGTGGTTAAGAAGAGATATGGTTATCAGGTAGCCTGGGAGTGTGATATGGAGATGTGGTTCAGGGTGGCCCAGCGGTGCAATCCACGCTATGCCAAGCTGGCCAACATCCCCTTGAATAATGTCGTTGATTCCCTGAAACTCCTCCAGTTGCCTCTGGACAATACCATGGGAGGGATATTCCCGGTTGAATATGACATAAAGAACGAGAACCATGCCATAGTTACGGTGCGGAAGTGCCCCTCTCTGGAATGGTGCGAGAAGGAAGATGCGGACCGGATAGTGCCGATGTGTCAGGTCAATGAGCCGCAGATAATCAAGAAATACATTGTTAATCCCAATATCAAGGTGAAGGCTCTTAAGCTGCCGCCCCGGAAGAGCCAGGATGAAATTGCCTGTCAGTGGGAATACAAGATCACTGTTCCCGCGGGTACCAAGATTCGAAGCAAGGCTGAAGTAGTAAACGAGACAAGCGATATCCCTGAGTTAAACGATTACAGCGGCCCATTCTATCCCAGGCTGACCCACAAGAACTTCTCCAAGGACTTCCTTCTCAAGCTGATGGTTGCCTATCAGTATGCCTGGATCATCATGAGTGGCGGCTATTATGATGCGGTGAGGAGCAGATACGGGTTGGAAGTGGCCAATGAGTGCGAGCTGGCATCATGGATGAGGGTGGGGGAGCGGGTTAATCCGCGGTATGCCAAGATCGGCAACATCAAGTTGGAGACAGTGCTTGATTCTCTGAAAGCGGAACAGTTGCCCCTGGACAACACGGTAGGGCTCTATCCGGCTGAGTATGATATCAAGAGCCCGAACCATGTCATCATGACAGTGATGAAGTGCCGCACGCTGGACTATTTCGAGAAGGCTGAGCCGGAGAGGATAATCCCGATGTGCCATCATCTGGAGAAGCCGGTCATCGAGAAGTACATGATCAACCCGAAGATAAAGGTAACACCTCTGGTGCTGCCGCCGCGGAAGAGCCCGGAAGACATCGCCTGCAGGTGGGAATTCAAGCTCGAAAAGTGA